A genomic region of Hippoglossus hippoglossus isolate fHipHip1 chromosome 8, fHipHip1.pri, whole genome shotgun sequence contains the following coding sequences:
- the txn2 gene encoding thioredoxin, mitochondrial — protein MAHRLLLRRIWTLSAKEIRCLPASTASVASSSFSTSPQSATARVFLLSPSRTPPRSLPHTFSRAVSFNVQDHDDFTERVINSELPVLVDFHAQWCGPCKILGPRLEKAVAKQKGRVAMAKVDIDDHTDLAIEYGVSAVPTVIAIRGGDVVDQFVGIKDDDELESFVSKVIGQ, from the exons ATGGCTCACAGGCTCCTGCTACGTAGAATTTGGACGCTGTCTGCGAAAGAGATCCGCTGCCTCCCAGCCTCCACTGCCTCCgtcgcctcctcctctttctccacctcccCGCAGTCCGCCACAGCCCGggtcttcctcctctctccgtcaCGCACTCCCCCTCGATCCCTTCCTCACACCTTCAGCCGGGCCGTCTCCTTCAATGTCCAGGACCACGACGACTTCACAGAGAGGGTCATCAACAGCGAGCTGCCCGTGCTCGTCGACTTCCACGCACA GTGGTGCGGTCCCTGTAAGATCCTCGGGCCGAGGCTGGAGAAGGCTGTAGCGAAACAGAAAGGCCGCGTTGCCATGGCGAAAGTCGACATAGACGATCACACAGACCTCGCTATTGAATATGGg GTGTCTGCTGTCCCGACAGTCATCGCCATACGTGGAGGGGACGTCGTCGACCAATTTGTCGGGATCAAAGACGACGACGAGCTGGAGTCGTTTGTCAGCAAAGTCATTGGACAGTGA